In Bacteroidales bacterium, a single genomic region encodes these proteins:
- a CDS encoding cysteine hydrolase — translation MKPSILLIAVLFATCLQAQTGKRENNGTALLLIDIQEFYFSGGRLPLEGSDEAVNVASSLLRFFRQHHLPVVHVMHQGGGEIHPLVAPEKDEKVFVKKEVNSFLGTGLYDYLKQLGIQHLVLAGMQTHMCLEAAVRAASDYGFRCTVIQDACATRTLVWEKDTVPARKVQAAVFAALKAYASILPAAEFINQFAEETK, via the coding sequence ATGAAACCATCCATCCTGCTGATTGCTGTTCTGTTTGCCACCTGCCTGCAGGCGCAGACCGGGAAAAGGGAAAATAACGGAACTGCCCTTCTGCTCATTGATATACAGGAATTTTATTTCAGCGGCGGCCGGTTGCCTCTTGAAGGATCCGATGAGGCAGTGAATGTGGCCTCCAGCCTTCTGCGTTTTTTCCGTCAGCACCACCTGCCGGTAGTTCATGTCATGCACCAGGGAGGAGGAGAAATTCACCCGCTGGTTGCCCCGGAAAAGGATGAAAAAGTCTTCGTCAAGAAAGAAGTTAATTCCTTCCTGGGTACCGGATTGTACGATTACTTAAAACAACTGGGAATCCAACATCTGGTTCTGGCAGGCATGCAAACGCACATGTGCCTGGAGGCGGCCGTCAGAGCTGCTTCCGACTACGGTTTTCGCTGTACGGTAATTCAGGACGCCTGTGCAACGCGCACCCTTGTTTGGGAAAAGGATACCGTCCCGGCACGAAAAGTCCAGGCGGCCGTTTTCGCCGCGCTCAAAGCCTATGCATCCATCCTTCCGGCCGCAGAGTTTATCAATCAGTTTGCTGAAGAAACCAAATAA
- a CDS encoding RNA-binding protein: MNIFVANLSFKIQDQGLQKIFEQYGEVSSAKVITDRETGRSKGYGFVEMPSDEDALAAIRALDGRDLEGKAVVVKQARPREEFKDSYRKSRY; encoded by the coding sequence ATGAACATTTTTGTTGCAAATCTGAGTTTTAAAATTCAGGATCAAGGTCTCCAGAAGATTTTTGAACAGTATGGTGAAGTTTCTTCAGCCAAAGTAATTACCGATCGTGAAACCGGCCGTTCAAAGGGCTATGGTTTTGTTGAAATGCCCTCTGATGAGGATGCTCTGGCAGCCATTCGGGCACTCGACGGAAGAGACCTCGAAGGGAAAGCCGTTGTTGTAAAACAGGCTCGTCCCCGCGAAGAATTCAAGGACAGCTACAGGAAAAGCAGATATTAA
- the gdhA gene encoding NADP-specific glutamate dehydrogenase produces the protein MNVDKIMHDLMQKHPGEKEYHQAVREVLESIEEVYNENPQFESAGIIERLIEPDRVLMFKVPWVDDEGKVRVNLGYRVQFNNALGPYKGGLRFHPSVNLSILKFLGFEQIFKNSLTTLPMGGAKGGSDFDPKGKSQAEIMRFCQSFMLELWKLIGPEMDVPAGDIGVGGREIGYLYGMYKKLTHEHNGVLTGKGINWGGSLVRPEATGFGAVYFANEMLATIGESFKNKIVAVSGFGNVAWGAITKATELGARVVTISGPDGYVYDPDGISGEKIDYLLELRASNQDIVAPYALEFPGSQFFQGKRPWEVKCDIAMPCATQNELDKEDAVRLVANKCLCVAEGANMPCTPEAIEIFQKNKMLFAPGKAVNAGGVATSGLEMAQNAMKLNWGREEVDRRLHEIMRNIHSACVKYGKQDDGYIDYVKGANIAGFLKVANAMLDQGVV, from the coding sequence ATGAATGTTGACAAAATTATGCATGACCTGATGCAGAAGCATCCCGGAGAAAAGGAATACCATCAGGCAGTTCGCGAAGTTCTCGAATCGATTGAAGAAGTGTACAACGAAAATCCCCAGTTCGAATCGGCGGGCATCATTGAGCGCCTGATTGAACCCGACCGCGTGCTGATGTTCAAGGTTCCCTGGGTGGACGATGAAGGCAAGGTGCGCGTTAACCTGGGCTACAGGGTACAGTTCAACAACGCCCTGGGGCCGTACAAGGGCGGACTCCGTTTTCACCCGAGTGTGAACCTGAGCATACTCAAATTTCTCGGATTTGAACAGATTTTCAAGAACAGTCTTACCACCCTGCCCATGGGCGGAGCCAAGGGAGGTTCCGACTTCGACCCGAAAGGAAAATCGCAGGCCGAAATTATGCGTTTCTGCCAGTCGTTTATGCTGGAGCTCTGGAAACTGATCGGCCCTGAAATGGACGTGCCGGCGGGTGACATCGGAGTAGGAGGGCGTGAAATTGGTTATTTGTACGGTATGTACAAGAAGCTTACCCATGAACATAACGGGGTTCTTACCGGCAAAGGAATCAACTGGGGAGGAAGCCTGGTTCGGCCCGAAGCTACCGGCTTTGGCGCTGTTTATTTCGCCAACGAGATGCTGGCAACCATCGGAGAGTCGTTTAAAAACAAAATAGTGGCCGTATCAGGTTTCGGCAATGTGGCCTGGGGTGCCATTACCAAGGCAACGGAACTGGGAGCCAGGGTGGTTACCATCAGCGGCCCCGACGGATATGTGTATGATCCCGATGGCATATCAGGAGAAAAAATTGATTATCTGCTCGAACTGAGGGCCAGCAACCAGGATATTGTGGCTCCCTATGCCCTCGAATTCCCCGGCAGTCAGTTCTTCCAGGGCAAAAGACCATGGGAGGTGAAGTGCGATATTGCTATGCCCTGTGCAACACAGAACGAACTCGACAAGGAGGATGCCGTCCGGCTGGTAGCCAACAAATGCCTTTGCGTGGCCGAAGGAGCCAATATGCCCTGTACACCCGAAGCCATTGAAATCTTCCAGAAGAACAAAATGCTGTTTGCTCCCGGCAAGGCAGTAAATGCGGGAGGGGTGGCGACATCAGGACTGGAGATGGCGCAGAATGCCATGAAGCTGAACTGGGGCAGGGAGGAAGTGGACCGTCGTCTGCACGAAATTATGCGCAATATTCATTCTGCCTGCGTCAAATACGGAAAGCAGGATGACGGCTATATTGACTATGTGAAGGGAGCCAATATAGCGGGCTTTCTGAAGGTGGCCAACGCCATGCTCGACCAGGGCGTAGTCTGA